The following proteins are encoded in a genomic region of Enterocloster clostridioformis:
- a CDS encoding alanine/glycine:cation symporter family protein: MDVITNLVAKGNSFLWSFLLIVLLCGTGIYYTIRLRFIQVRKFGEGWKLVFGHLSLNGEKHEKGEMSPFQSIATAIAAQVGTGNLAGAATALLGGGPGAIFWMWVSAFFGMSTIYAEATLAQNFKTEINGEVTGGPVYYIKAAFKGTLGKVLAGLFAIFIVLALGFMGNMVQANSIGAAFTEAFGAFNITISPVVIGVIVAAVAAFVFLGGTQRLASVVEKVVPIMAGVYIVGSLIIIIMNITNLPAAIKMIFVGAFAPQAVLGAGAGIAVKEAIRFGVARGLFSNEAGMGSTPHAHARATAENPHKQGLCAMISVFIDTFVILNLTVFSVLTTGALESGKNGTALTQAAFMKGFGTFGIVFVAVCLLFFAFSTILGWHFFGLINAKYLFGDKAAKVYSLLVVACIIIGSALKLELVWDLADFFNGLMVIPNAMALLALSGLVVKICNKYSDK, from the coding sequence ATGGACGTTATTACAAATCTTGTAGCAAAAGGTAACAGCTTTCTCTGGAGTTTTCTGCTGATTGTTCTTCTGTGCGGCACCGGAATTTACTACACGATCCGCTTGAGGTTCATTCAGGTGAGAAAGTTTGGTGAAGGCTGGAAACTGGTATTCGGGCACCTCAGCCTTAACGGAGAGAAGCACGAAAAAGGTGAGATGTCACCGTTCCAGTCAATTGCAACCGCAATTGCAGCCCAGGTTGGTACCGGCAACCTGGCAGGCGCCGCCACTGCTCTTTTAGGAGGCGGACCTGGTGCTATATTCTGGATGTGGGTAAGTGCATTCTTTGGTATGTCAACCATTTATGCAGAGGCAACTCTGGCCCAGAACTTTAAGACTGAGATAAATGGTGAGGTAACCGGCGGTCCTGTTTATTACATAAAGGCAGCTTTTAAGGGCACTCTTGGCAAGGTTCTTGCGGGATTATTTGCAATCTTTATTGTGCTTGCGCTGGGATTCATGGGCAACATGGTTCAGGCTAACTCTATCGGCGCTGCATTTACAGAGGCTTTCGGAGCATTTAACATTACTATTTCTCCGGTTGTCATAGGCGTTATCGTAGCAGCCGTAGCAGCATTTGTTTTCCTGGGTGGAACACAGAGGCTTGCATCCGTTGTTGAGAAGGTAGTTCCTATCATGGCAGGCGTGTATATTGTGGGAAGCCTGATTATTATTATAATGAATATTACTAATCTTCCTGCAGCTATTAAGATGATTTTTGTTGGCGCATTTGCTCCTCAGGCAGTATTAGGCGCAGGCGCAGGTATTGCAGTCAAAGAAGCCATCCGTTTCGGTGTTGCCAGAGGCCTTTTCTCCAACGAGGCTGGTATGGGTTCCACACCTCATGCTCATGCAAGGGCAACTGCGGAGAATCCTCATAAGCAGGGACTTTGCGCTATGATCAGCGTATTTATCGATACATTTGTAATCCTTAACCTGACTGTATTTTCCGTACTGACCACAGGCGCTCTTGAGTCTGGCAAGAACGGCACCGCTCTTACACAGGCTGCGTTCATGAAAGGATTTGGTACCTTTGGTATTGTATTTGTTGCGGTCTGCCTTTTATTCTTCGCGTTCTCTACGATTCTGGGCTGGCATTTCTTTGGCCTTATCAATGCGAAGTATCTGTTTGGCGACAAGGCAGCAAAGGTGTATTCCTTATTAGTGGTAGCTTGTATCATTATCGGTTCCGCCCTGAAGCTGGAGTTGGTATGGGATTTGGCGGACTTCTTCAATGGTCTGATGGTTATACCTAATGCCATGGCACTGCTTGCCCTAAGCGGCCTGGTGGTGAAGATATGTAATAAGTACAGTGATAAATAG